One Dermacentor silvarum isolate Dsil-2018 chromosome 10, BIME_Dsil_1.4, whole genome shotgun sequence genomic window carries:
- the LOC119466658 gene encoding uncharacterized protein LOC119466658 isoform X2: MSSAAEGTSRSHVSAASGRQAPGPGDAPVDERTVGLVKLFMSTLLPDFSPRGAVYAVALVLAVCYAGIVLAGVIRKAPSSPFRCDDPSLQAAQEKDVLPTAPYVALVFASSVTVVFVNEFRRASASWTEATYWTARHLRRFFVGFVVTGVHRRSESELSPGDGDEEPYSEGNGDANDRAITALAENSNVTNAPRSPAVWTVQQPGGAPRPSPEGHVGDSYIAFGTNGASGAGGDARYYYRHVDLISDWVPPTGDVTDYRCTGPKGRKSGASFPSGHATVAAFAGVFMLGYGIRRFANFHQPFRAAFLAWALGTCVWLVCAQRVVQHKHFLIDVVCGSAFGSAVAAAFVLWPYEDDKDRHANAGR; the protein is encoded by the exons ATGTCTTCTGCCGCTGAAGGAACTAGTCGCTCTCACGTCAGCGCTGCATCGGGGCGGCAAGCGCCCGGCCCAGGGGATGCTCCGGTGGACGAACGTACGGTTGGACTGGTCAAGCTTTTCATGTCAACCCTGCTGCCCGACTTCTCCCCCAGGGGCGCTGTGTACGCTGTCGCCCTCGTACTCGCCGTCTGCTACGCCGGGATCGTCCTCGCCG GAGTCATCAGGAAGGCGCCCTCGTCCCCGTTCCGCTGCGACGACCCGTCTCTGCAGGCAGCCCAGGAGAAGGACGTCCTGCCCACAGCTCCTTACGTTGCGCTCGTGTTCGCCTCTTCGGTGACCGTGGTGTTCGTGAACGAGTTCCGCCGAGCCTCCGCCAGCTGGACGGAGGCCACTTACTGGACAGCCAGGCATCTGCGAAGATTCTTCGTTGGCTTCGTCGTCACGG GTGTTCACAGGCGTAGCGAGTCGGAACTTTCCCCTGGAGACGGCGATGAAGAACCTTATTCGGAGGGGAACGGCGACGCAAATGACAGAGCGATTACCGCGCTGGCCGAGAACTCTAACGTCACCAACGCTCCCCGTTCGCCAGCTGTGTG GACGGTACAGCAGCCGGGCGGAGCGCCGCGACCTTCTCCAGAAGGTCACGTCGGTGATTCGTACATCGCCTTCGGCACGAACGGCGCTTCAGGCGCTGGCGGTGACGCCCGCTACTACTATCGTCACGTTGACCTCATCAGCGATTGGGTACCGCCTACGGGTGACGTCACAGACTACCGATGCACGGGACCCAAGGGCCGCAAGTCAGGGGCGTCGTTTCCCTCGGGCCACGCCACCGTCGCGGCCTTCGCGGGCGTTTTCATGTTAGGCTACGGTATCCGGAG GTTCGCGAACTTCCACCAGCCGTTTCGAGCCGCGTTTCTGGCTTGGGCTCTGGGCACGTGCGTCTGGCTGGTGTGCGCGCAGAGGGTGGTGCAGCACAAGCACTTCCTGATCGACGTCGTGTGCGGTTCGGCGTTCGGCTCTGCCGTGGCTGCCGCCTTCGTGCTGTGGCCCTACGAAGACGACAAGGATCGACACGCCAATGCGGGACGATAG
- the LOC119466658 gene encoding uncharacterized protein LOC119466658 isoform X3, giving the protein MTAGVIRKAPSSPFRCDDPSLQAAQEKDVLPTAPYVALVFASSVTVVFVNEFRRASASWTEATYWTARHLRRFFVGFVVTGDIAHTVQLAVNAKRPYFIDACQPAVKLPNGTEVLVCSGIPVAPESQSGVHRRSESELSPGDGDEEPYSEGNGDANDRAITALAENSNVTNAPRSPAVWTVQQPGGAPRPSPEGHVGDSYIAFGTNGASGAGGDARYYYRHVDLISDWVPPTGDVTDYRCTGPKGRKSGASFPSGHATVAAFAGVFMLGYGIRRFANFHQPFRAAFLAWALGTCVWLVCAQRVVQHKHFLIDVVCGSAFGSAVAAAFVLWPYEDDKDRHANAGR; this is encoded by the exons ATGACAGCTG GAGTCATCAGGAAGGCGCCCTCGTCCCCGTTCCGCTGCGACGACCCGTCTCTGCAGGCAGCCCAGGAGAAGGACGTCCTGCCCACAGCTCCTTACGTTGCGCTCGTGTTCGCCTCTTCGGTGACCGTGGTGTTCGTGAACGAGTTCCGCCGAGCCTCCGCCAGCTGGACGGAGGCCACTTACTGGACAGCCAGGCATCTGCGAAGATTCTTCGTTGGCTTCGTCGTCACGG GTGACATTGCCCACACCGTCCAGCTAGCCGTCAACGCCAAGAGACCGTACTTCATCGACGCCTGCCAAcccgctgtgaagctgcccaacggGACAGAGGTGCTCGTTTGTTCGGGAATACCGGTGGCCCCGGAATCGCAGTCAG GTGTTCACAGGCGTAGCGAGTCGGAACTTTCCCCTGGAGACGGCGATGAAGAACCTTATTCGGAGGGGAACGGCGACGCAAATGACAGAGCGATTACCGCGCTGGCCGAGAACTCTAACGTCACCAACGCTCCCCGTTCGCCAGCTGTGTG GACGGTACAGCAGCCGGGCGGAGCGCCGCGACCTTCTCCAGAAGGTCACGTCGGTGATTCGTACATCGCCTTCGGCACGAACGGCGCTTCAGGCGCTGGCGGTGACGCCCGCTACTACTATCGTCACGTTGACCTCATCAGCGATTGGGTACCGCCTACGGGTGACGTCACAGACTACCGATGCACGGGACCCAAGGGCCGCAAGTCAGGGGCGTCGTTTCCCTCGGGCCACGCCACCGTCGCGGCCTTCGCGGGCGTTTTCATGTTAGGCTACGGTATCCGGAG GTTCGCGAACTTCCACCAGCCGTTTCGAGCCGCGTTTCTGGCTTGGGCTCTGGGCACGTGCGTCTGGCTGGTGTGCGCGCAGAGGGTGGTGCAGCACAAGCACTTCCTGATCGACGTCGTGTGCGGTTCGGCGTTCGGCTCTGCCGTGGCTGCCGCCTTCGTGCTGTGGCCCTACGAAGACGACAAGGATCGACACGCCAATGCGGGACGATAG
- the LOC119466658 gene encoding uncharacterized protein LOC119466658 isoform X1 — MSSAAEGTSRSHVSAASGRQAPGPGDAPVDERTVGLVKLFMSTLLPDFSPRGAVYAVALVLAVCYAGIVLAGVIRKAPSSPFRCDDPSLQAAQEKDVLPTAPYVALVFASSVTVVFVNEFRRASASWTEATYWTARHLRRFFVGFVVTGDIAHTVQLAVNAKRPYFIDACQPAVKLPNGTEVLVCSGIPVAPESQSGVHRRSESELSPGDGDEEPYSEGNGDANDRAITALAENSNVTNAPRSPAVWTVQQPGGAPRPSPEGHVGDSYIAFGTNGASGAGGDARYYYRHVDLISDWVPPTGDVTDYRCTGPKGRKSGASFPSGHATVAAFAGVFMLGYGIRRFANFHQPFRAAFLAWALGTCVWLVCAQRVVQHKHFLIDVVCGSAFGSAVAAAFVLWPYEDDKDRHANAGR; from the exons ATGTCTTCTGCCGCTGAAGGAACTAGTCGCTCTCACGTCAGCGCTGCATCGGGGCGGCAAGCGCCCGGCCCAGGGGATGCTCCGGTGGACGAACGTACGGTTGGACTGGTCAAGCTTTTCATGTCAACCCTGCTGCCCGACTTCTCCCCCAGGGGCGCTGTGTACGCTGTCGCCCTCGTACTCGCCGTCTGCTACGCCGGGATCGTCCTCGCCG GAGTCATCAGGAAGGCGCCCTCGTCCCCGTTCCGCTGCGACGACCCGTCTCTGCAGGCAGCCCAGGAGAAGGACGTCCTGCCCACAGCTCCTTACGTTGCGCTCGTGTTCGCCTCTTCGGTGACCGTGGTGTTCGTGAACGAGTTCCGCCGAGCCTCCGCCAGCTGGACGGAGGCCACTTACTGGACAGCCAGGCATCTGCGAAGATTCTTCGTTGGCTTCGTCGTCACGG GTGACATTGCCCACACCGTCCAGCTAGCCGTCAACGCCAAGAGACCGTACTTCATCGACGCCTGCCAAcccgctgtgaagctgcccaacggGACAGAGGTGCTCGTTTGTTCGGGAATACCGGTGGCCCCGGAATCGCAGTCAG GTGTTCACAGGCGTAGCGAGTCGGAACTTTCCCCTGGAGACGGCGATGAAGAACCTTATTCGGAGGGGAACGGCGACGCAAATGACAGAGCGATTACCGCGCTGGCCGAGAACTCTAACGTCACCAACGCTCCCCGTTCGCCAGCTGTGTG GACGGTACAGCAGCCGGGCGGAGCGCCGCGACCTTCTCCAGAAGGTCACGTCGGTGATTCGTACATCGCCTTCGGCACGAACGGCGCTTCAGGCGCTGGCGGTGACGCCCGCTACTACTATCGTCACGTTGACCTCATCAGCGATTGGGTACCGCCTACGGGTGACGTCACAGACTACCGATGCACGGGACCCAAGGGCCGCAAGTCAGGGGCGTCGTTTCCCTCGGGCCACGCCACCGTCGCGGCCTTCGCGGGCGTTTTCATGTTAGGCTACGGTATCCGGAG GTTCGCGAACTTCCACCAGCCGTTTCGAGCCGCGTTTCTGGCTTGGGCTCTGGGCACGTGCGTCTGGCTGGTGTGCGCGCAGAGGGTGGTGCAGCACAAGCACTTCCTGATCGACGTCGTGTGCGGTTCGGCGTTCGGCTCTGCCGTGGCTGCCGCCTTCGTGCTGTGGCCCTACGAAGACGACAAGGATCGACACGCCAATGCGGGACGATAG
- the LOC119431395 gene encoding phospholipid phosphatase homolog 1.2 homolog isoform X1, whose product MEMSVTPNPADPEAPADKTDQELLRNCSGADPSVLTDASSLQDSQRVSKKSHRSAASLLVVFLNALVPARTLVELATEVLLAALAVYVILSISGAFQVGSIPGMWRPAFRCDDPSLQSPFLSESVRTRDLVIFVVTVPVALLLVLEFRRTGAPLRDRFFWSGRLLRRYLVGLLLVTTVTQLLKDAVAEKRPYFLDACKPVFRNQRNATLLCQAASMVAVLPTVTTASPLITDYVCSGPPRDVVRAFDSFPSGHSSVSCYVGFYLVGYLVWRGDSVAPSAARVLLVALLIASAVAVSLSRIVERMHFWWDVGVGGALGLVGAVVFVLWPFS is encoded by the exons ATGGAGATGTCGGTGACGCCCAACCCCGCGGACCCCGAAGCCCCCGCCGACAAGACCGACCAGGAGCTGCTCAGAAACTGCAGCGGCGCCGATCCGAGCGTGCTCACCGATGCCTCTTCGCTGCAGGACAGCCAACGCGTCAGCAAGAAGTCCCACCGGTCGGCCGCCTCGCTGCTGGTGGTCTTCCTCAACGCCCTGGTGCCGGCCAGGACCCTGGTCGAGCTCGCCACCGAGGTCCTGCTGGCCGCTCTCGCCGTCTACGTCATCCTCTCCATATCCGGGGCTTTCCAG GTGGGTTCCATTCCCGGCATGTGGCGTCCCGCGTTCCGCTGCGACGATCCGAGCCTGCAGTCACCGTTCCTGTCCGAGAGCGTTCGCACTCGTGACCTCGTCATCTTCGTGGTCACCGTGCCGGTGGCCCTGTTGCTCGTATTGGAGTTCCGCCGCACCGGCGCTCCGCTGCGCGACCGCTTCTTCTGGAGCGGACGCCTTCTGCGGCGATACCTGGTGGGCCTGCTCTTGGTGACCACGGTAACGCAGCTGCTGAAGGACGCCGTCGCCGAGAAGCGTCCCTACTTCTTGGACGCCTGCAAGCCCGTCTTCCGGAACCAGCGGAACGCCACCCTCCTTTGCCAGG CAGCCTCAATGGTGGCCGTTCTTCCAACTGTCACAACGGCTTCACCGCTCATTACGGACTACGTCTGCAGCGGGCCTCCAAGAGATGTGGTGCGGGCCTTCGACTCCTTCCCATCGGGCCACTCGAGTGTCAGTTGTTACGTCGGATTCTACCTTGTTGGATACCTTGTGTGGAGGGGGGATTCAGTGGCCCCGTCAGCAGCCCGCGTGCTTCTCGTGGCCTTGCTAATCGCTTCAGCTGTGGCTGTGTCCCTGTCCAGGATCGTGGAGCGAATGCATTTTTGGTGGGATGTCGGTGTTGGTGGAGCATTGGGTCTCGTTGGGGCTGTAGTGTTTGTTCTGTGGCCGTTTTCCTGA
- the LOC119431395 gene encoding phospholipid phosphatase homolog 1.2 homolog isoform X2, producing MEMSVTPNPADPEAPADKTDQELLRNCSGADPSVLTDASSLQDSQRVSKKSHRSAASLLVVFLNALVPARTLVELATEVLLAALAVYVILSISGAFQVGSIPGMWRPAFRCDDPSLQSPFLSESVRTRDLVIFVVTVPVALLLVLEFRRTGAPLRDRFFWSGRLLRRYLVGLLLVTTVTQLLKDAVAEKRPYFLDACKPVFRNQRNATLLCQASMVAVLPTVTTASPLITDYVCSGPPRDVVRAFDSFPSGHSSVSCYVGFYLVGYLVWRGDSVAPSAARVLLVALLIASAVAVSLSRIVERMHFWWDVGVGGALGLVGAVVFVLWPFS from the exons ATGGAGATGTCGGTGACGCCCAACCCCGCGGACCCCGAAGCCCCCGCCGACAAGACCGACCAGGAGCTGCTCAGAAACTGCAGCGGCGCCGATCCGAGCGTGCTCACCGATGCCTCTTCGCTGCAGGACAGCCAACGCGTCAGCAAGAAGTCCCACCGGTCGGCCGCCTCGCTGCTGGTGGTCTTCCTCAACGCCCTGGTGCCGGCCAGGACCCTGGTCGAGCTCGCCACCGAGGTCCTGCTGGCCGCTCTCGCCGTCTACGTCATCCTCTCCATATCCGGGGCTTTCCAG GTGGGTTCCATTCCCGGCATGTGGCGTCCCGCGTTCCGCTGCGACGATCCGAGCCTGCAGTCACCGTTCCTGTCCGAGAGCGTTCGCACTCGTGACCTCGTCATCTTCGTGGTCACCGTGCCGGTGGCCCTGTTGCTCGTATTGGAGTTCCGCCGCACCGGCGCTCCGCTGCGCGACCGCTTCTTCTGGAGCGGACGCCTTCTGCGGCGATACCTGGTGGGCCTGCTCTTGGTGACCACGGTAACGCAGCTGCTGAAGGACGCCGTCGCCGAGAAGCGTCCCTACTTCTTGGACGCCTGCAAGCCCGTCTTCCGGAACCAGCGGAACGCCACCCTCCTTTGCCAGG CCTCAATGGTGGCCGTTCTTCCAACTGTCACAACGGCTTCACCGCTCATTACGGACTACGTCTGCAGCGGGCCTCCAAGAGATGTGGTGCGGGCCTTCGACTCCTTCCCATCGGGCCACTCGAGTGTCAGTTGTTACGTCGGATTCTACCTTGTTGGATACCTTGTGTGGAGGGGGGATTCAGTGGCCCCGTCAGCAGCCCGCGTGCTTCTCGTGGCCTTGCTAATCGCTTCAGCTGTGGCTGTGTCCCTGTCCAGGATCGTGGAGCGAATGCATTTTTGGTGGGATGTCGGTGTTGGTGGAGCATTGGGTCTCGTTGGGGCTGTAGTGTTTGTTCTGTGGCCGTTTTCCTGA